TTTTTATACTTTTTTTGCATTATGAGGATTTACAGTTTTTTGTTGAAACAGGAGTATTTTTGCTTTGGGTAAGCATAGTTTCTATTGTTTTCGGACTCATGCTTTCTTCCATTACCAATACCAGCACCGAAGTAATGAGTATTCTGCCCATAGCATTAATGCCACAAATTATCCTTGCAGGCATCATTCAGCCAATTCAAAATGATATTACCGTTTTACTGAGTTATTTAACTATTGGTCGCTGGGGTACTGAAGGACTTGCAAGAATTCAGGATATTGGCAGAGATAATGAACTGTTTTTAAAAATTATAGATATTCACTTATATCAGCACAATAGCTTTCTGGCTTCAGACGGATTATTTAATAATCTCTTTATACTCTCCCTCCTCCTAATCGCAATGCTGCTCGTAACCTATCATTTCCTGAATTCAAAGTGAGAAATTGGCAGCAGCTTATTTTTATTTTTAATCACTTTATTTTTTCCATTTTTTAGCCTTCATTTTTTCGTATTTTTGTTTTTGAACAAATCAGTCGTATTTTGTTATAGTTACTTTCTCAATTGATCTGTCATTTGAAATTTCGAATAATAAAAAGTCTATGAATTTACCTTCCGAATTGATGGAAAATGCAGTCAGGGAGTTTGCAAAACTTCCCGGTATTGGTCGTAAAACAGCTTTAAGGTTAGTGCTGCACCTTATTCAGTCAGATTTATCAGCTTCTGAACACTTTGGTAATGCCATCATAGACATGAGGAAAAAAATTAAGTTTTGTCAAAAATGTAATAATATCTCAGATGGTGATTTGTGCTCTATTTGTGTAAATAAATCCAGAAACCACGAACTGATTTGCGTAGTTGAATCTGTCAGAGAACTGCTAATTATTGAAAATACAGGACATTACAATGGCTTATACCATATTTTGGGAGGATTGATTTCCCCTATTGATGGCATAAACCCCGAAGATCTTCATATTAACAGCCTTATTAAAAGAGTTGAAAGTGAAGAAACGAAAGAGCTTATTATGGCATTAAATTCAACTATGGAGGGGGATACGACAGTTTTTTATCTTTCCAGAAAACTCAAAAACTTACCGGTTAAAATTACAACTATTGCCAGAGGAGTGTCCTTCGGTGGTGAGCTCGAATATGCTGATGAAGTTACTTTAGCCCGCTCTATAGAATCGAGAAGACCTTTTGAATTTTATATGCATCAAAACCAATCGGAAGACAACTAAACGTTATTCCCTTAGCGCTGAATCAGAATTTTTTTGTTAATCGTCCGCCCCTTATCATTGACAGAAAGGATATAAAATCCTTCTGCTAAATTTTCTACATTCAATTGTATATGTGTTGAGTGGTTTCGATAATGTTTTTGAGAGGATATTGCCCTTCCATAGATATCAAAAATAACTATTTCAGGATTTTCAAAAAGAAGCTCATTGGTTTGCTCAATTGTTAAAACATCATTTGCCGGCACCGGATAGATAGTTAACTCAGCTTTACTTTCAGCTATTTTTTCTGTAAAATTAAATTGCGGAGTTTGAAACTCAATAAAGGACAAATTATTTGTGTTTGCAAAAACCGTATTGGTGGCAATTTCAGGATTAAAGACTGCATCAAAACTATTTCCGGGATACATATTTGCTGCTCCGTTATTCATGTTACGGTTATATCTCGGATAGTTTGACGAACTAATAATCAATCGAACTCTATTTCCTGCATTAAAAGTGATAGCCTGAGGAGGCAATTCAATTTCAATGGGATAAATAACTCCCGCTTCTAAAAAGCTGGTATCATTAACGGTATACCCATCTCTGAAACGCATTCTCAAAATCTGCTCATTCTTTAAAATACTTCTTCCGTCCGGATAGACATTAGTGAGCCTCACGATAAAGTCCGTATCTTTTTTATCTGATTCAACATGCAGTTTAACAACAACACTCCCGGTAGTATGAAGGTCGCTTTCAAGAACTTCTGAAGTGAATACCAGATTATCATTTCTTTGCTCTACGGGAGCCTGATCGTAAGGACCTTGCAATAAAACCTGCTTTAGCGTAGCTCCTCCAATAGTCGGACTAGGGTCTTCCGGGTTGTACTCAAAGCTGTAATTTAAATTATTTTGAGCCGGTTCTGATAAGGTAAGCAAATTATTTTCATTTAAATAAAATTTGAGAGAGGTATTTCCATCAGGAGGCCACTGGTTTGCATTTACCCATGTATTTGATCCGACTTGATAATAAATAACCGGACTTTTTGTTTCCCAGCCATTTGAAATATTTTCCAGATGATAGTCAAAAAATGCAATAGCTAGGGAATCGTTAAATTTTTCTGCTTCGGGATACATCATTTCTCCCTGTTGAATACTTCCAACCTGAGTTTGTCCAAAACCACCATGAGCCCAGGGTCCTATAAGTATATGCTGGTCTGCAGCTGCCGGAGAAACTTTTTGCAGCGTATCAAAGAGATTTATCATCAACTTAAGATTATGATCATACCATCCTGCGATGTGAAGCATAGGGATTTCAATTTCGTCAGGAAACATATTGTTATTTTCAACAAATTGCCAGACATTATTGTAATGAGGATTATTCATTAAGGTTGTGCTAAAATCAAAGCCTATTCCACTTAATTGTTCAATATATTCAGTTCTTGCTGCACCCCCCGGAAAATACTCATCATATTGAAACTGACTCCCCGAAACTAATGGGACAGCACAAATATGTGCCGGGTGTTTTTCTCGGGCTGTCATAAACTGAACTTTTGCCAAAGCAGATGCTCCCCAGGTACCAACTTTCCCATTCGACCAATTTTGTTGGGTAATCCATTCAATAATATCATAACCATCCTCTCCTCTAATAGTGTTATTGGTCAGTGGAATACAAGCATCCGAAGACCCATAAAAACATCTCCAGTCAGTTATAACTATAGCATATCTGAGTTCAGAAAGATTTTTTTCTATTCCAAGCGGTAAGCCTGCTCGGTAAAAAAGCCTGTTATAAGGTGTTTGAATGAGTATGGTAGAAAAAGGTCCGTTTCCGGCCGGCAAGTAGATGTCCGCAGCTATTTTATTATTATCCCGAACGATAATTGAATCTACATCCGGGTTTAAAAATACTTGTGAGTTAGCGTAGTTAAAACAACAATTAAGCATGAAGAAAACAAGGACTGTTTTGAAAAAAATAGAACTCATAAAAGAATTATTAACTTAGTTACTGACTGAATAAATAGAATAGAAATAGCGACTATAAATATAATTATAATTAAATGCTTATCAAATTATGAAGCAAATGTTAGCATTAAATTAATTTAATTAACTACTGTCAGGGTTCAAAATTATACTTATATTTGCGAAAAATTACAAGAGTTGAAGCGGTTTTTATATGTTTCATCTCATAAAAGCCTTAATCAGCAAAGTTTGATGCAAAAGATAAACATGGTTGACCTTCAGGGTCAATATTTAAAAATTAAAGAAGAGTTAAACGCAAGAATCTTAGAAGTTATAGATTCAGGTGCATTTGTGAAAGGGCCGGCTGTTCAGCAGTTTGAAGAAAATCTGGCAAAATTCCATAATTGTAAACACGTAATTTCCTGTGGAAACGGAACAGATGCCTTGCAAATAGCCATGATGGCTTTGGGTTTTAAACCGGGCGATGAAGTGATTACAGTTAGCTTTACTTATGTGGCAACAGTGGAAGTTATAAAGCTATTGGGTTTAGTGCCGGTTTTTGTGGATGTTGATCCCGATACTTTTACGATTGATGTAAATCAGATTGAGGCTAAAATAACCGACAAAACGGTTGCCATTGCTCCGGTTCATTTATACGGGCAAAGTGCTGACATGCACCCCTTAATGGAGATAGCCAAAAAGCATAAATTATACGTGATTGAAGATAATGCTCAGGCAATTGGAGCAGATTATATTTACCCGGATGGAAAGAAAGTAAAAACTTCCTGCATAGGGGATATCGGCTGTACATCTTTTTATCCTTCCAAGAATTTAGGGGCGATGGGAGATGGCGGAGCAATCACAACGAATGACGATGATCTTGCCACTAAACTCAGACAAATTGCCAATCATGGTCAAAGCAGTTTATATCAGTTTGATTTGATAGGTGTAAACTCCCGTTTGGATGGTATTCAGGCGGCTTTGTTAGATGTAAAATTGAGTTATTTAAATGATTATTTAGCTGCCAGACAAGAGGCCGCAGCTTATTATGATAATGCTTTTAAAAACCATCAGAAAATCACTCCTCCGAAAAGAGCGCCTT
The sequence above is a segment of the Chitinophagaceae bacterium genome. Coding sequences within it:
- a CDS encoding DegT/DnrJ/EryC1/StrS family aminotransferase, with protein sequence MQKINMVDLQGQYLKIKEELNARILEVIDSGAFVKGPAVQQFEENLAKFHNCKHVISCGNGTDALQIAMMALGFKPGDEVITVSFTYVATVEVIKLLGLVPVFVDVDPDTFTIDVNQIEAKITDKTVAIAPVHLYGQSADMHPLMEIAKKHKLYVIEDNAQAIGADYIYPDGKKVKTSCIGDIGCTSFYPSKNLGAMGDGGAITTNDDDLATKLRQIANHGQSSLYQFDLIGVNSRLDGIQAALLDVKLSYLNDYLAARQEAAAYYDNAFKNHQKITPPKRAPYSTHVFHQYTLKLADDIDRDKLKNYLNEQGVPSMVYYPKPLHMHKAYTDLGFSKGDLPVSESLSERVISLPMHTELTTNQLDYIIEHVLKYCK
- a CDS encoding CocE/NonD family hydrolase, whose protein sequence is MSSIFFKTVLVFFMLNCCFNYANSQVFLNPDVDSIIVRDNNKIAADIYLPAGNGPFSTILIQTPYNRLFYRAGLPLGIEKNLSELRYAIVITDWRCFYGSSDACIPLTNNTIRGEDGYDIIEWITQQNWSNGKVGTWGASALAKVQFMTAREKHPAHICAVPLVSGSQFQYDEYFPGGAARTEYIEQLSGIGFDFSTTLMNNPHYNNVWQFVENNNMFPDEIEIPMLHIAGWYDHNLKLMINLFDTLQKVSPAAADQHILIGPWAHGGFGQTQVGSIQQGEMMYPEAEKFNDSLAIAFFDYHLENISNGWETKSPVIYYQVGSNTWVNANQWPPDGNTSLKFYLNENNLLTLSEPAQNNLNYSFEYNPEDPSPTIGGATLKQVLLQGPYDQAPVEQRNDNLVFTSEVLESDLHTTGSVVVKLHVESDKKDTDFIVRLTNVYPDGRSILKNEQILRMRFRDGYTVNDTSFLEAGVIYPIEIELPPQAITFNAGNRVRLIISSSNYPRYNRNMNNGAANMYPGNSFDAVFNPEIATNTVFANTNNLSFIEFQTPQFNFTEKIAESKAELTIYPVPANDVLTIEQTNELLFENPEIVIFDIYGRAISSQKHYRNHSTHIQLNVENLAEGFYILSVNDKGRTINKKILIQR
- the recR gene encoding recombination protein RecR, with the translated sequence MNLPSELMENAVREFAKLPGIGRKTALRLVLHLIQSDLSASEHFGNAIIDMRKKIKFCQKCNNISDGDLCSICVNKSRNHELICVVESVRELLIIENTGHYNGLYHILGGLISPIDGINPEDLHINSLIKRVESEETKELIMALNSTMEGDTTVFYLSRKLKNLPVKITTIARGVSFGGELEYADEVTLARSIESRRPFEFYMHQNQSEDN